The Candidatus Angelobacter sp. genome window below encodes:
- a CDS encoding sulfite exporter TauE/SafE family protein, translated as MYDVSHISHISRGSIDEATPIRPETDRGASRGQAKLCASPKKAVRLSCPTILNAPLEAAPQLEVAVVEILYLCLFAALAGFVDSVVGGGGLIQLPALLIFLPPALSVPLTPVFGTNKLSSICGTGAAVVQYSRRVRINWHSILPAGVAAFVFSLLGAWTLSLIRPQALKPLVLLLLGIVAVYTYWRKDFGNLHAPQFTAHRERQFGVLVGIIIGFYDGFFGPGTGSFLIFIFIGLFGFDFLAASASAKVVNFATNLSAVAYFSAAHQVLYEYAVPMGLCNLLGSLAGTRLAVLKGNSFVRVFFLCVVAVMILRYGWEIRSALLATRAVWFAVIGLAGVILGWIVCRKRKQPPPPPVQ; from the coding sequence TTGTATGATGTCTCCCATATCTCCCATATTTCCCGAGGGAGCATTGACGAAGCCACGCCGATCAGACCCGAAACGGACCGTGGTGCCTCCCGAGGACAGGCGAAACTTTGTGCTTCCCCGAAGAAGGCCGTTCGTCTTTCATGTCCGACAATCCTGAACGCGCCGCTCGAAGCGGCTCCGCAACTCGAGGTCGCCGTCGTGGAAATCCTTTACCTGTGTCTGTTCGCGGCCCTCGCCGGCTTTGTGGATTCGGTGGTGGGTGGTGGCGGCCTGATTCAGTTGCCCGCACTCCTCATTTTTTTGCCACCCGCCCTTTCGGTTCCTTTGACGCCGGTTTTTGGAACGAACAAGTTGTCGTCCATCTGCGGCACGGGCGCTGCCGTCGTACAATACTCGCGCCGCGTGCGGATCAACTGGCATTCGATCCTCCCTGCCGGGGTCGCCGCGTTTGTGTTTTCGCTGCTTGGCGCGTGGACACTTTCGCTCATCCGCCCGCAGGCGCTCAAGCCGCTGGTGTTGCTCCTGCTTGGCATTGTGGCCGTTTACACTTACTGGCGAAAAGACTTTGGCAACCTGCACGCGCCGCAGTTCACGGCGCATCGCGAAAGGCAATTCGGCGTTCTGGTGGGAATAATCATCGGCTTTTATGACGGCTTTTTCGGGCCGGGTACCGGCAGCTTCCTTATCTTCATCTTCATCGGCCTGTTTGGCTTTGATTTTTTGGCGGCCTCGGCGAGCGCCAAGGTCGTCAACTTCGCCACGAACCTGTCCGCCGTCGCTTACTTCTCTGCCGCGCACCAGGTCCTTTACGAATACGCCGTGCCGATGGGTTTGTGTAATTTGCTCGGTTCGCTCGCCGGCACGCGGTTGGCCGTTCTGAAGGGGAATTCATTCGTGCGCGTCTTCTTCCTCTGCGTGGTGGCGGTCATGATTTTGCGTTATGGCTGGGAAATCAGATCGGCGCTCCTCGCCACACGAGCCGTCTGGTTTGCCGTCATAGGACTCGCGGGTGTAATCCTGGGGTGGATTGTGTGCCGAAAGCGAAAGCAACCGCCTCCGCCGCCAGTTCAGTGA